The following coding sequences lie in one Arachis ipaensis cultivar K30076 chromosome B05, Araip1.1, whole genome shotgun sequence genomic window:
- the LOC107644849 gene encoding protein NLP7 isoform X2 — protein sequence MLKMITGMSGLLQVWAPVRNGNRYALTTSGQPFVLDPHSNGLHQYRTVSLMYMFPVDGENDEILGLPGRVFQQKLPEWTPNVQYYTSREYSRRNHAQHYNVRGTLALPVFESPGQSCVGVLELIMTSEKVNYAPEVDKVCKALEAVNLRSSEILEHPFAQICNEGRQNALAEILEILTVVCETHNLPLAQTWVPCRHRSVLANGGGLKKSCSSFDGHCMGRVCMSASDVAFYVIDAHTWGFHDACAEHHLQQGQGVAGRAFLSHNMSFCGNITQFCKTDYPLVHYALMFGLTSCFAICLQSSHTGSDDYVLEFFLPPSITNFYEQKDLLGSILATMKQNFQSLKVAAGVELEEGCTIEVVEPINERIHLSLESVPVAQSAKSPQPTLNASLNKDDGVPQGPLEQQMPAWLDDINDGGNLGDNAGGSTNLMTSLEAKIKKKPSERKRGKAEKMISLEVLQRYFSGSLKDAAKSLGVCPTTMKRICRQHGISRWPSRKINKVNRSLSKLKCVIESVQGAEGAFALNSVNKDPLPIAAGSFTEPCTSKMFNRNASLSIQPSKTQINENDLDTSRVSETNRQVRMQDQFLEGEQSPEKVIHEEGWSTQEVGTKDPEKFRNLSGSSEDSANPHSHDSCHGSPPNEISPANIFRPFNKEKSVPLRVSAESTMQPTNALNYANAYTALNVERTEPQEPFGRMLLEGVGSSKDLRNLCPLEDQALEACGVNPPCHDLAPKQCMMDITLNSNNTMIPFATKKEMKSVTIKATYKEDIIRFRVSLNCGIVELQEEISKRLKLEIGAFDIKYLDDDNEWVLISCDADLQECMDVLTSSGSNMIRLVVHDTVSILGSSCESSGN from the exons ATGTTGAAGATGATCACAGGCATGTCAGGGTTGTTGCAG GTTTGGGCACCTGTGAGGAATGGCAACCGTTATGCACTCACAACTTCAGGTCAACCATTTGTTCTTGATCCACATAGTAATGGACTACATCAGTACAGAACAGTTTCCCTGATGTATATGTTTCCTGTTGATGGGGAGAATGATGAAATCTTGGGACTTCCCGGTCGAGTTTTTCAGCAGAAATTGCCAGAATGGACTCCCAATGTTCAGTATTATACAAGTAGAGAATACTCTCGGAGAAACCATGCACAACATTACAATGTCCGCGGAACGTTGGCTTTGCCCGTGTTTGAATCACCAGGGCAGTCATGTGTTGGTGTATTGGAGCTGATAATGACTTCAGAGAAGGTTAATTATGCTCCTGAGGTTGATAAAGTCTGCAAAGCCCTTGAG GCAGTGAATTTGAGGAGTTCAGAAATTCTGGAACATCCATTTGCTCAG ATTTGCAACGAAGGTCGCCAGAATGCGTTAGCAGAGATTTTGGAGATATTGACAGTGGTATGTGAAACTCATAATTTACCTCTTGCACAAACATGGGTTCCCTGTAGGCATCGGAGTGTTTTGGCAAACGGCGGTGGTCTTAAGAAAAGCTGTTCTAGTTTTGATGGCCACTGCATGGGGCGAGTTTGCATGTCTGCCTCCGATGTAGCATTCTATGTCATTGATGCTCATACATGGGGTTTCCATGATGCTTGCGCTGAGCATCACTTACAACAAGGTCAAGGTGTTGCTGGCAGGGCATTTTTATCCCATAACATGAGCTTCTGTGGAAACATAACTCAATTCTGCAAAACTGATTATCCTCTAGTTCATTATGCTCTCATGTTTGGGTTAACCAGCTGCTTCGCAATCTGTTTACAAAGTTCTCATACCGGAAGTGATGATTATGTGTTGGAGTTTTTTCTGCCACCTAGCATCACAAACTTTTATGAACAAAAGGATTTGTTGGGATCTATATTGGCAACAATGAAGCAGAATTTCCAGAGTCTTAAGGTTGCTGCCGGTGTGGAACTCGAGGAGGGTTGTACAATTGAAGTTGTAGAACCAATAAATGAAAGAATTCATTTGAGCCTTGAATCTGTTCCAGTTGCTCAATCTGCTAAATCACCACAACCTACGCTCAATGCCTCGCTAAATAAGGATGATGGAGTGCCACAAGGTCCGCTAGAACAGCAAATGCCGGCATGGTTGGATGATATAAATGATGGAGGGAATCTTGGTGATAATGCAGGTGGAAGCACGAATCTGATGACTTCCTTAGaggctaaaatcaagaagaaacCCTCTGAAAGAAAACGTGGAAAAGCCGAGAAAATGATTAGTCTTGAAGTTTTGCAACGTTACTTCAGTGGAAGTCTGAAGGATGCTGCAAAGAGCCTTGGTG TTTGCCCGACGACTATGAAGCGTATCTGTAGGCAGCATGGAATATCTCGTTGGCCGTCAAGAAAGATCAACAAGGTTAACCGTTCCTTGTCGAAGCTCAAGTGTGTCATTGAATCAGTCCAAGGTGCAGAAGGAGCATTTGCTTTGAATTCTGTAAATAAAGACCCACTTCCCATTGCTGCCGGTTCCTTTACCGAGCCTTGTACTTCAAAAATGTTCAACCGGAATGCCTCGTTGAGCATCCAGCCATCCAAGACTCAGATCAATGAAAATGATTTGGATACTTCGAGAGTGTCAGAGACAAACCGACAGGTGAGGATGCAAGATCAATTCCTTGAAGGAGAACAGAGTCCTGAGAAGGTGATCCACGAAGAAGGTTGGTCTACTCAAGAAGTTGGCACTAAAGATCCAGAGAAGTTTAGAAATCTTAGTGGTTCAAGTGAAGATAGCGCAAATCCCCATTCTCACGATTCATGTCATGGTAGTCCCCCAAATGAAATTTCACCTGCAAATATATTTAGACCATTCAACAAAGAGAAATCTGTTCCGTTAAGAGTTTCCGCAGAGTCAACAATGCAGCCAACTAATGCACTGAATTATGCAAATGCATATACTGCGCTTAACGTCGAGAGAACAGAACCTCAAGAACCATTTGGCAGAATGCTACTTGAGGGTGTTGGTAGTTCTAAAGACTTGAGAAATTTGTGCCCTTTGGAGGATCAAGCTTTAGAAGCTTGTGGGGTTAATCCACCATGTCATGACTTGGCTCCCAAGCAATGCATGATGGATATTACCCTTAATAGCAACAACACTATGATACCTTTTGCAACTAAGAAAGAGATGAAGAGTGTGACAATTAAGGCAACATATAAAGAAGATATCATAAGGTTTAGGGTGTCTTTGAACTGTGGCATTGTTGAACTGCAGGAAGAAATTTCAAAGAGATTGAAACTAGAAATTGGAGCATTTGATATAAAGTATCTGGACGATGATAATGAATGGGTTTTGATATCATGTGATGCAGATCTTCAGGAGTGCATGGATGTTTTAACTTCATCAGGAAGCAACATGATAAGGCTTGTGGTGCATGACACAGTTTCCATTCTTGGAAGCTCATGTGAGAGCTCTGGGAACTGA
- the LOC107644849 gene encoding protein NLP6 isoform X1 — protein sequence MPDSCEEKSELPSKSKPQEEHGFPMDFDIYLESSSWPMDHTPSASNPMSPFIITTSSEQPFSPLWAFSDVEDDHRHVRVVAGDNTNTAIETENPVENDDNKKIVSPPFVPLPPIKIPDGYCLIKERMTQALRHFKQLTEQNFLAQVWAPVRNGNRYALTTSGQPFVLDPHSNGLHQYRTVSLMYMFPVDGENDEILGLPGRVFQQKLPEWTPNVQYYTSREYSRRNHAQHYNVRGTLALPVFESPGQSCVGVLELIMTSEKVNYAPEVDKVCKALEAVNLRSSEILEHPFAQICNEGRQNALAEILEILTVVCETHNLPLAQTWVPCRHRSVLANGGGLKKSCSSFDGHCMGRVCMSASDVAFYVIDAHTWGFHDACAEHHLQQGQGVAGRAFLSHNMSFCGNITQFCKTDYPLVHYALMFGLTSCFAICLQSSHTGSDDYVLEFFLPPSITNFYEQKDLLGSILATMKQNFQSLKVAAGVELEEGCTIEVVEPINERIHLSLESVPVAQSAKSPQPTLNASLNKDDGVPQGPLEQQMPAWLDDINDGGNLGDNAGGSTNLMTSLEAKIKKKPSERKRGKAEKMISLEVLQRYFSGSLKDAAKSLGVCPTTMKRICRQHGISRWPSRKINKVNRSLSKLKCVIESVQGAEGAFALNSVNKDPLPIAAGSFTEPCTSKMFNRNASLSIQPSKTQINENDLDTSRVSETNRQVRMQDQFLEGEQSPEKVIHEEGWSTQEVGTKDPEKFRNLSGSSEDSANPHSHDSCHGSPPNEISPANIFRPFNKEKSVPLRVSAESTMQPTNALNYANAYTALNVERTEPQEPFGRMLLEGVGSSKDLRNLCPLEDQALEACGVNPPCHDLAPKQCMMDITLNSNNTMIPFATKKEMKSVTIKATYKEDIIRFRVSLNCGIVELQEEISKRLKLEIGAFDIKYLDDDNEWVLISCDADLQECMDVLTSSGSNMIRLVVHDTVSILGSSCESSGN from the exons ATGCCAGACTCCTGTGAAGAAAAATCTGAACTTCCTTCCAAGTCAAAGCCACAAGAAGAACATGGTTTTCCCATGGATTTTGATATATACCTTGAAAGTTCATCATGGCCCATGGATCACACCCCTTCTGCTTCCAACCCCATGTCTCCTTTCATCATAACAACCTCCTCTGAACAACCTTTTTCTCCTCTCTGGGCTTTCTCTGATGTTGAAGATGATCACAGGCATGTCAGGGTTGTTGCAG GTGATAATACAAATACAGCAATTGAAACTGAAAATCCGGTTGAAAATGATGACAACAAAAAAATAGTGTCACCCCCCTTTGTGCCTCTTCCACCTATAAAAATTCCAGATGGTTATTGTCTAATTAAGGAAAGAATGACACAAGCACTTCGCCACTTCAAACAGTTGACTGAACAGAATTTTCTGGCTCAGGTTTGGGCACCTGTGAGGAATGGCAACCGTTATGCACTCACAACTTCAGGTCAACCATTTGTTCTTGATCCACATAGTAATGGACTACATCAGTACAGAACAGTTTCCCTGATGTATATGTTTCCTGTTGATGGGGAGAATGATGAAATCTTGGGACTTCCCGGTCGAGTTTTTCAGCAGAAATTGCCAGAATGGACTCCCAATGTTCAGTATTATACAAGTAGAGAATACTCTCGGAGAAACCATGCACAACATTACAATGTCCGCGGAACGTTGGCTTTGCCCGTGTTTGAATCACCAGGGCAGTCATGTGTTGGTGTATTGGAGCTGATAATGACTTCAGAGAAGGTTAATTATGCTCCTGAGGTTGATAAAGTCTGCAAAGCCCTTGAG GCAGTGAATTTGAGGAGTTCAGAAATTCTGGAACATCCATTTGCTCAG ATTTGCAACGAAGGTCGCCAGAATGCGTTAGCAGAGATTTTGGAGATATTGACAGTGGTATGTGAAACTCATAATTTACCTCTTGCACAAACATGGGTTCCCTGTAGGCATCGGAGTGTTTTGGCAAACGGCGGTGGTCTTAAGAAAAGCTGTTCTAGTTTTGATGGCCACTGCATGGGGCGAGTTTGCATGTCTGCCTCCGATGTAGCATTCTATGTCATTGATGCTCATACATGGGGTTTCCATGATGCTTGCGCTGAGCATCACTTACAACAAGGTCAAGGTGTTGCTGGCAGGGCATTTTTATCCCATAACATGAGCTTCTGTGGAAACATAACTCAATTCTGCAAAACTGATTATCCTCTAGTTCATTATGCTCTCATGTTTGGGTTAACCAGCTGCTTCGCAATCTGTTTACAAAGTTCTCATACCGGAAGTGATGATTATGTGTTGGAGTTTTTTCTGCCACCTAGCATCACAAACTTTTATGAACAAAAGGATTTGTTGGGATCTATATTGGCAACAATGAAGCAGAATTTCCAGAGTCTTAAGGTTGCTGCCGGTGTGGAACTCGAGGAGGGTTGTACAATTGAAGTTGTAGAACCAATAAATGAAAGAATTCATTTGAGCCTTGAATCTGTTCCAGTTGCTCAATCTGCTAAATCACCACAACCTACGCTCAATGCCTCGCTAAATAAGGATGATGGAGTGCCACAAGGTCCGCTAGAACAGCAAATGCCGGCATGGTTGGATGATATAAATGATGGAGGGAATCTTGGTGATAATGCAGGTGGAAGCACGAATCTGATGACTTCCTTAGaggctaaaatcaagaagaaacCCTCTGAAAGAAAACGTGGAAAAGCCGAGAAAATGATTAGTCTTGAAGTTTTGCAACGTTACTTCAGTGGAAGTCTGAAGGATGCTGCAAAGAGCCTTGGTG TTTGCCCGACGACTATGAAGCGTATCTGTAGGCAGCATGGAATATCTCGTTGGCCGTCAAGAAAGATCAACAAGGTTAACCGTTCCTTGTCGAAGCTCAAGTGTGTCATTGAATCAGTCCAAGGTGCAGAAGGAGCATTTGCTTTGAATTCTGTAAATAAAGACCCACTTCCCATTGCTGCCGGTTCCTTTACCGAGCCTTGTACTTCAAAAATGTTCAACCGGAATGCCTCGTTGAGCATCCAGCCATCCAAGACTCAGATCAATGAAAATGATTTGGATACTTCGAGAGTGTCAGAGACAAACCGACAGGTGAGGATGCAAGATCAATTCCTTGAAGGAGAACAGAGTCCTGAGAAGGTGATCCACGAAGAAGGTTGGTCTACTCAAGAAGTTGGCACTAAAGATCCAGAGAAGTTTAGAAATCTTAGTGGTTCAAGTGAAGATAGCGCAAATCCCCATTCTCACGATTCATGTCATGGTAGTCCCCCAAATGAAATTTCACCTGCAAATATATTTAGACCATTCAACAAAGAGAAATCTGTTCCGTTAAGAGTTTCCGCAGAGTCAACAATGCAGCCAACTAATGCACTGAATTATGCAAATGCATATACTGCGCTTAACGTCGAGAGAACAGAACCTCAAGAACCATTTGGCAGAATGCTACTTGAGGGTGTTGGTAGTTCTAAAGACTTGAGAAATTTGTGCCCTTTGGAGGATCAAGCTTTAGAAGCTTGTGGGGTTAATCCACCATGTCATGACTTGGCTCCCAAGCAATGCATGATGGATATTACCCTTAATAGCAACAACACTATGATACCTTTTGCAACTAAGAAAGAGATGAAGAGTGTGACAATTAAGGCAACATATAAAGAAGATATCATAAGGTTTAGGGTGTCTTTGAACTGTGGCATTGTTGAACTGCAGGAAGAAATTTCAAAGAGATTGAAACTAGAAATTGGAGCATTTGATATAAAGTATCTGGACGATGATAATGAATGGGTTTTGATATCATGTGATGCAGATCTTCAGGAGTGCATGGATGTTTTAACTTCATCAGGAAGCAACATGATAAGGCTTGTGGTGCATGACACAGTTTCCATTCTTGGAAGCTCATGTGAGAGCTCTGGGAACTGA
- the LOC107644849 gene encoding protein NLP7 isoform X3: MLFFGFVWAPVRNGNRYALTTSGQPFVLDPHSNGLHQYRTVSLMYMFPVDGENDEILGLPGRVFQQKLPEWTPNVQYYTSREYSRRNHAQHYNVRGTLALPVFESPGQSCVGVLELIMTSEKVNYAPEVDKVCKALEAVNLRSSEILEHPFAQICNEGRQNALAEILEILTVVCETHNLPLAQTWVPCRHRSVLANGGGLKKSCSSFDGHCMGRVCMSASDVAFYVIDAHTWGFHDACAEHHLQQGQGVAGRAFLSHNMSFCGNITQFCKTDYPLVHYALMFGLTSCFAICLQSSHTGSDDYVLEFFLPPSITNFYEQKDLLGSILATMKQNFQSLKVAAGVELEEGCTIEVVEPINERIHLSLESVPVAQSAKSPQPTLNASLNKDDGVPQGPLEQQMPAWLDDINDGGNLGDNAGGSTNLMTSLEAKIKKKPSERKRGKAEKMISLEVLQRYFSGSLKDAAKSLGVCPTTMKRICRQHGISRWPSRKINKVNRSLSKLKCVIESVQGAEGAFALNSVNKDPLPIAAGSFTEPCTSKMFNRNASLSIQPSKTQINENDLDTSRVSETNRQVRMQDQFLEGEQSPEKVIHEEGWSTQEVGTKDPEKFRNLSGSSEDSANPHSHDSCHGSPPNEISPANIFRPFNKEKSVPLRVSAESTMQPTNALNYANAYTALNVERTEPQEPFGRMLLEGVGSSKDLRNLCPLEDQALEACGVNPPCHDLAPKQCMMDITLNSNNTMIPFATKKEMKSVTIKATYKEDIIRFRVSLNCGIVELQEEISKRLKLEIGAFDIKYLDDDNEWVLISCDADLQECMDVLTSSGSNMIRLVVHDTVSILGSSCESSGN, from the exons ATGTTATTTTTTGGTTTT GTTTGGGCACCTGTGAGGAATGGCAACCGTTATGCACTCACAACTTCAGGTCAACCATTTGTTCTTGATCCACATAGTAATGGACTACATCAGTACAGAACAGTTTCCCTGATGTATATGTTTCCTGTTGATGGGGAGAATGATGAAATCTTGGGACTTCCCGGTCGAGTTTTTCAGCAGAAATTGCCAGAATGGACTCCCAATGTTCAGTATTATACAAGTAGAGAATACTCTCGGAGAAACCATGCACAACATTACAATGTCCGCGGAACGTTGGCTTTGCCCGTGTTTGAATCACCAGGGCAGTCATGTGTTGGTGTATTGGAGCTGATAATGACTTCAGAGAAGGTTAATTATGCTCCTGAGGTTGATAAAGTCTGCAAAGCCCTTGAG GCAGTGAATTTGAGGAGTTCAGAAATTCTGGAACATCCATTTGCTCAG ATTTGCAACGAAGGTCGCCAGAATGCGTTAGCAGAGATTTTGGAGATATTGACAGTGGTATGTGAAACTCATAATTTACCTCTTGCACAAACATGGGTTCCCTGTAGGCATCGGAGTGTTTTGGCAAACGGCGGTGGTCTTAAGAAAAGCTGTTCTAGTTTTGATGGCCACTGCATGGGGCGAGTTTGCATGTCTGCCTCCGATGTAGCATTCTATGTCATTGATGCTCATACATGGGGTTTCCATGATGCTTGCGCTGAGCATCACTTACAACAAGGTCAAGGTGTTGCTGGCAGGGCATTTTTATCCCATAACATGAGCTTCTGTGGAAACATAACTCAATTCTGCAAAACTGATTATCCTCTAGTTCATTATGCTCTCATGTTTGGGTTAACCAGCTGCTTCGCAATCTGTTTACAAAGTTCTCATACCGGAAGTGATGATTATGTGTTGGAGTTTTTTCTGCCACCTAGCATCACAAACTTTTATGAACAAAAGGATTTGTTGGGATCTATATTGGCAACAATGAAGCAGAATTTCCAGAGTCTTAAGGTTGCTGCCGGTGTGGAACTCGAGGAGGGTTGTACAATTGAAGTTGTAGAACCAATAAATGAAAGAATTCATTTGAGCCTTGAATCTGTTCCAGTTGCTCAATCTGCTAAATCACCACAACCTACGCTCAATGCCTCGCTAAATAAGGATGATGGAGTGCCACAAGGTCCGCTAGAACAGCAAATGCCGGCATGGTTGGATGATATAAATGATGGAGGGAATCTTGGTGATAATGCAGGTGGAAGCACGAATCTGATGACTTCCTTAGaggctaaaatcaagaagaaacCCTCTGAAAGAAAACGTGGAAAAGCCGAGAAAATGATTAGTCTTGAAGTTTTGCAACGTTACTTCAGTGGAAGTCTGAAGGATGCTGCAAAGAGCCTTGGTG TTTGCCCGACGACTATGAAGCGTATCTGTAGGCAGCATGGAATATCTCGTTGGCCGTCAAGAAAGATCAACAAGGTTAACCGTTCCTTGTCGAAGCTCAAGTGTGTCATTGAATCAGTCCAAGGTGCAGAAGGAGCATTTGCTTTGAATTCTGTAAATAAAGACCCACTTCCCATTGCTGCCGGTTCCTTTACCGAGCCTTGTACTTCAAAAATGTTCAACCGGAATGCCTCGTTGAGCATCCAGCCATCCAAGACTCAGATCAATGAAAATGATTTGGATACTTCGAGAGTGTCAGAGACAAACCGACAGGTGAGGATGCAAGATCAATTCCTTGAAGGAGAACAGAGTCCTGAGAAGGTGATCCACGAAGAAGGTTGGTCTACTCAAGAAGTTGGCACTAAAGATCCAGAGAAGTTTAGAAATCTTAGTGGTTCAAGTGAAGATAGCGCAAATCCCCATTCTCACGATTCATGTCATGGTAGTCCCCCAAATGAAATTTCACCTGCAAATATATTTAGACCATTCAACAAAGAGAAATCTGTTCCGTTAAGAGTTTCCGCAGAGTCAACAATGCAGCCAACTAATGCACTGAATTATGCAAATGCATATACTGCGCTTAACGTCGAGAGAACAGAACCTCAAGAACCATTTGGCAGAATGCTACTTGAGGGTGTTGGTAGTTCTAAAGACTTGAGAAATTTGTGCCCTTTGGAGGATCAAGCTTTAGAAGCTTGTGGGGTTAATCCACCATGTCATGACTTGGCTCCCAAGCAATGCATGATGGATATTACCCTTAATAGCAACAACACTATGATACCTTTTGCAACTAAGAAAGAGATGAAGAGTGTGACAATTAAGGCAACATATAAAGAAGATATCATAAGGTTTAGGGTGTCTTTGAACTGTGGCATTGTTGAACTGCAGGAAGAAATTTCAAAGAGATTGAAACTAGAAATTGGAGCATTTGATATAAAGTATCTGGACGATGATAATGAATGGGTTTTGATATCATGTGATGCAGATCTTCAGGAGTGCATGGATGTTTTAACTTCATCAGGAAGCAACATGATAAGGCTTGTGGTGCATGACACAGTTTCCATTCTTGGAAGCTCATGTGAGAGCTCTGGGAACTGA
- the LOC107644850 gene encoding cleavage and polyadenylation specificity factor subunit 2: protein MGTSVQVTPLCGVYNENPLSYLVSIDGFNFLVDCGWNDHFDPSLLHPLSKVAPTIDAVLLSHPDTLHLGALPYAMKQLGLAAPVFSTEPVYRLGLLTMYDQFLSRKQVSEFDLFTLDDIDSAFQSVTKLTYSQNHHFSGKGEGIVIAPHVAGHLLGGTIWKITKDGEDVIYAVDFNHRRERHLNGTVLGSFVRPAVLITDAYNALNNQPYRRQKDKEFGDILKKTLRAGGNVLLPIDTAGRVLELILILESYWADENLTYPIYFLTYVASSTIDYVKSFLEWMSDSIAKSFEQTRENIFLLKYVTLLINKAELDNAPDGPKVVLASMASLETGFSHDIFVEWASDMKNLVLFTERGQYATLARMLQADPPPKAVKVTVSKRVPLVGDELIAYEEEQNRIKKEEALKASLMKEEELKASQGPDNNVSDPMVVDASNDHLSAEAAGPRGGGYRDILIDGFVPPSTSVAPMFPCYENTSEWDDFGEVINPDDYVIKDEDMDQGAMHAGGDINGKLDEGAASLILDTKPSKVISDERTVQVRCSLVYMDFEGRSDGRSIKNILSHVAPLKLVLVHGSAEATEHLKQHCLKHVCPHVYAPQIEETIDVTSDLCAYKVQLSEKLMSNVLFKKLGEYEIAWVDAEVEKTENEMLALVPVSSQVPPHKSVLVGDLKLADFKQFLSSKGVQVEFSGGALRCGEYVTLRKVGDTTQKGGSSGTQQIVIEGPLCEDYYKIREYLYSQFYLL, encoded by the exons ATGGGAACTTCGGTGCAGGTAACGCCACTGTGTGGAGTGTACAACGAGAACCCTCTCTCCTATTTGGTCTCCATCGATGGCTTCAACTTCCTCGTCGACTGTGGCTGGAATGACCATTTTGACCCTTCCCTCCTTCATCCCCTCTCCAA GGTAGCACCAACTATTGATGCTGTGTTGCTTTCACATCCGGATACCCTTCACCTTGGTGCCCTCCCATATGCCATGAAGCAGCTCGGACTTGCTGCTCCGGTATTTTCGACTGAGCCTGTCTATAGATTGGGCCTTCTCACCATGTATGACCAGTTCCTCTCAAGAAAG caaGTATCAGAGTTCGATCTGTTCACACTTGATGATATTGATTCTGCATTCCAAAGTGTAACAAAGCTAACATACTCTCAAAATCATCATTTCTCAG GCAAGGGAGAGGGAATTGTGATTGCACCTCACGTTGCTGGACATTTGTTGGGAGGCACTATATGGAAAATTACAAAGGATGGTGAGGATGTGATATATGCTGTTGATTTTAATCATCGGAGGGAAAG GCATTTGAATGGAACTGTTCTAGGTTCTTTTGTGAGACCAGCTGTTCTAATAACAGATGCTTACAATGCTTTGAACAATCAGCCTTACAGACGTCAAAAGGATAAAGAATTTGGTG ATATCTTAAAGAAGACTCTGAGGGCAGGTGGCAATGTATTACTTCCTATTGACACTGCTGGACGGGTGTTGGAACTTATTTTGATTTTAGAATCG TACTGGGCTGACGAAAACTTGACCTATCCTATATACTTTCTGACTTATGTTGCATCCAGCACAATAGATTATGTGAAGAGTTTCCTTGAGTGGATGAGTGATTCCATAGCAAAGTCCTTTGAACAAACTCGGGAGAATATATTTCTTCTGAA GTATGTCACACTTCTGATTAACAAGGCCGAGCTTGACAATGCTCCAGATGGTCCAAAG GTTGTCCTGGCCTCCATGGCCAGCTTGGAAACTGGTTTTTCtcatgatatatttgttgagtgggCCAGCGACATGAAAAATCTTGTGCTTTTTACTGAAAGAGGCCAG TATGCAACACTAGCTCGTATGCTTCAGGCTGATCCACCTCCAAAAGCCGTCAAAGTCACTGTGTCAAAGCGGGTTCCTTTAGTTGGGGACGAACTAATTGCCTATGAAGAAGAGCAAAATagaataaagaaagaagaagcTTTAAAAGCTAGTCTtatgaaagaagaagaattgaaagCATCTCAGGGGCCTGATAATAATGTTAGTGATCCAATGGTTGTTGATGCTAGCAATGATCATCTATCAGCTGAAG CTGCTGGTCCACGAGGTGGAGGATACAGGGACATATTAATAGATGGGTTTGTTCCACCTTCAACAAGCGTTGCCCCAATGTTTCCCTGTTATGAGAATACATCAGAGTGGGATGATTTCGGTGAAGTCATAAATCCAGATGATTATGTAATAAAGGATGAAGACATGGATCAGGGAGCAATGCAT gcaGGAGGTGATATAAATGGAAAACTAGATGAAGGTGCTGCAAGTTTGATACTTGATACAAAGCCATCAAAAGTCATATCTGATGAAAGGACT GTACAAGTCAGATGTTCATTAGTGTATATGGACTTCGAAGGCCGGTCAGATGGAAGATCCATTAAAAATATTCTTTCCCATGTGGCTCCCCTAAAGCTT GTTTTGGTGCATGGATCAGCTGAAGCTACAGAACATCTGAAGCAGCACTGCCTGAAGCATGTTTGTCCTCACGTCTATGCTCCACAAATTGAAGAGACAATTGATGTTACCTCTGATTTATGTGCTTACAAG GTTCAACTATCTGAGAAGTTGATGAGTAATGTACTCTTCAAAAAG CTGGGAGAATATGAAATAGCTTGGGTTGATGCTGAAGTTgagaaaacagaaaatgaaatgctTGCACTAGTCCCTGTCTCTTCACAAGTTCCTCCCCATAAATCTGTTCTTGTTGGTGatttgaaattggcagatttcaAGCAGTTCCTCTCAAGCAAGGGTGTTCAG GTGGAATTTTCTGGTGGGGCTTTGCGATGTGGAGAATATGTAACTCTCCGAAAGGTTGGCGATACAACTCAGAAG gGTGGAAGTTCTGGTACTCAGCAAATTGTTATTGAAGGTCCTTTGTGCGAGGATTATTATAAAATTCGTGAATATCTTTATTCACAATTTTATCTGCTTTAG